From the Plasmodium malariae genome assembly, chromosome: 2 genome, one window contains:
- the PmUG01_02010900 gene encoding PIR protein yields the protein MYPVYNGTIQLGNIENEETHEAWMDFVKWFYDSGKTSVNFYENQDNENLPSGLEKYRVTQNLDNILNNHDNLTDFLKLHFFSKNVGYIQDILSYQGNNYYKDSCKFVNDCLDIYRKFKKEFCKNSLESGYKSSAVCNELYIFSDRYEKTLYRPLKSHNKMGSLIEFEEGAQVRCSLDDPLYKRFVWSFYNEQTSELTPLGNVVVSLLFLFGIYLAGFVLYKFTPFGKHINPRLRRKLKRAWHKVERDYAEQMLKDVKFHLVQVPSGHIRKSGIFEEKGKMLKLVNFDKLVNFDKLVNLDKLVNLDKLVNLDKLVNFDKLVNLDKLVNLDKLVNLDKLVNLDKL from the exons ATGTATCCAG tatataaTGGAACCATTCAGTTGggaaatattgaaaatgaagaaacaCATGAAGCATGGATGGACTTTGTTAAATGGTTTTATGATAGTGGAAAAACTTCTGTAAATTTTTACGAAAACCaagataatgaaaatttaccTTCAggtttagaaaaatatagagTTACTCAAAATTtagataatattttaaataatcatGATAACTTGAcagattttttaaaattacattttttttctaagaaTGTTGGTTATATTCAAGATATATTATCATATCAGGGTAATAACTATTACAAAGACAGTTGTAAATTTGTAAATGATTGCCttgatatatatagaaaatttaaaaaagaattttgtaaaaattcaCTGGAAAGTGGTTATAAAAGTAGTGCCGTGTGTAACGAATTGTACATTTTTTCGGATAGATATGAGAAAACACTCTATAGACCTTTGAAATCACATAATAAAATGGGTTCTTTAATAGAATTTGAAGAAGGGGCTCAAGTAAGATGTTCACTAGATGATCCATTATATAAACGATTTGTTTGGAGTTTTTATAATGAACAAACATCTGAATTAACACCTTTAGGTAATGTTGTGGTCTCATTACTCTTTTTGTTTGGAATTTATTTGGCTGGTTTCGTTTTGTATAAG TTTACCCCATTTGGGAAACACATTAATCCAAGATTACGaaggaaattaaaaaggGCCTGGCACAAGGTAGAAAGAGATTACGCCGAACAAATGCTTAAAGATG tTAAGTTTCATTTGGTACAAGTACCAAGTGGTCATATACGCAAAAGTGGAATTTTTGAGGAAAAGGGGAAAATGCTAAAACTGGTAAATTTTGACAAATTGGTAAATTTTGACAAATTGGTAAACCTTGACAAATTGGTAAACCTTGACAAATTGGTAAACCTTGACAAATTGGTAAATTTTGACAAATTGGTAAACCTTGACAAATTGGTAAACCTTGACAAATTGGTAAACCTTGACAAATTGGTAAACCTTGACAAATTATGA
- the PmUG01_02010800 gene encoding PIR protein, whose protein sequence is MDKNQISIVRNQLKQQYVSFLNEWPEDDSSGNEDSYVNKYNSLCRELAKSSEDQVNEDICKTFFGFLENINLSGHDIYKNHSRWTNFIKWSYEKINNNGSNNLNLENIREFMIKFGKIFHKKINGHIDNVEILNNDNEILKNVLKLHYFSNSLGDFLEELKNGYETDPKYKSYCQYTNDCLDIYDIYYPALCSTDITDEEIPEHVCEVINKFKKNYDDRVFPEISYRGNTIKVDGLVRSRVKCSVLQTQYKDSGFVRKLVRGFVNNVKAEGFSPFMCVISSCDSSSCDSSSCDSSSCDSSSCNSRSCGCNYNLKYGNSESEYEDEEFSDDEDALEVGQ, encoded by the exons ATGGATAAAAATCAAATAAGTATAGTTCGTAATCAATTGAAACAACAG taCGTATCATTTTTGAACGAATGGCCTGAGGATGATAGCAGCGGTAATGAGGACTCATATGTGAATAAATACAATTCATTATGCAGGGAATTAGCCAAATCGTCAGAGGACCAAGTTAATGAGGATATATGTAAAACCTTTTTTggttttttagaaaatataaatttaagtggacatgatatatataaaaatcataGTAGATGgacaaattttattaagtGGTCAtacgaaaaaattaataataatggttccaataatttaaatttagaaAACATACGTGaatttatgataaaatttggaaaaatatttcataaaaagataaatggTCATATTGATAATgttgaaattttaaataatgataatgaaattttaaaaaacgtATTGAAgttacattatttttcaaatagtTTAGGAGATTTTTTAGAAGAATTGAAAAATGGATATGAAACTGATCCAAAGTATAAATCATATTGTCAATATACCAATGACTGTttagatatatatgatatCTATTACCCTGCTTTATGCTCAACTGATATAACGGATGAAGAGATTCCAGAACATGTATGTgaagttataaataaatttaaaaagaattatgaTGATAGGGTATTCCCCGAAATAAGTTATAGGGGTAATACTATCAAAGTGGATGGTTTAGTAAGAAGTCGAGTTAAGTGTTCTGTGTTGCAAACTCAATATAAAGATAGTGGGTTTGTCCGTAAGCTTGTTCGTGGTTTTGTTAATAATGTTAAAGCGGAAGGATTTTCCCCTTTTATG TGTGTTATCAGCAGTTGTGATAGCAGCAGTTGTGATAGCAGCAGTTGTGATAGCAGCAGTTGTGATAGCAGCAGTTGTAACAGCAGAAGTTGTGGTTGTAACTATAATTTGAaat ATGGAAATTCAGAGTCGGAATATGAGGACGAAGAATTTTCAGATGATGAGGATGCTTTGGAGGTTGGACAGTGA